One part of the Natronorubrum sediminis genome encodes these proteins:
- the cruF gene encoding bisanhydrobacterioruberin hydratase, with translation MDTTDHNSRGADFRTTVQRRLETIVRENRVTIAFIFPVVGALTLIASAEGLLPDPLAYNPLLILFGTAVMRSPLVVGILPRIGWRALACLGVLTAYTYAIELVGVWTGWPYGTFEYTIQLGPMLVDTVPLALPLFFIPLVLNAYLLTLLVLGEWSRRPLVRIPVAIVSVVAIDLVLDPAAVAIGFWEFVPAGGFYGVPLSNYLGWVLSGTVAVLLVDFAFDRSSLLERVERCEFVLDDLVSFVLLWGTINVIYGNWLAAGVAGLFCVGLFRTERYDRDLLRQSLFSSG, from the coding sequence ATGGATACGACGGACCACAACAGCCGGGGAGCGGATTTCAGGACAACCGTCCAGCGACGACTCGAGACGATCGTTCGCGAGAACCGAGTGACCATCGCGTTCATCTTTCCCGTCGTCGGTGCGCTGACGCTGATCGCTAGCGCCGAGGGGCTGTTGCCGGATCCGCTCGCGTACAACCCGCTGTTGATCCTCTTTGGGACGGCAGTCATGCGCTCGCCGCTTGTCGTCGGCATCTTACCCCGAATCGGGTGGCGAGCGCTCGCCTGTCTGGGCGTGTTGACGGCGTACACCTACGCGATCGAACTCGTCGGCGTCTGGACGGGCTGGCCCTACGGCACGTTCGAGTACACGATTCAACTCGGGCCGATGCTCGTCGATACCGTCCCGCTCGCGCTGCCGTTGTTTTTCATTCCGCTCGTGTTGAACGCCTACTTACTGACGCTGCTCGTTCTCGGCGAGTGGAGTCGACGGCCGCTCGTTCGGATTCCTGTCGCGATCGTTTCCGTCGTGGCGATCGACCTCGTGCTCGACCCCGCTGCCGTAGCGATCGGTTTCTGGGAGTTCGTCCCAGCAGGGGGCTTCTACGGCGTCCCGCTCTCGAACTATCTGGGCTGGGTGCTCTCGGGAACCGTCGCCGTTCTCCTCGTCGATTTCGCGTTTGATCGGTCCTCGCTACTCGAGCGTGTCGAGCGCTGTGAGTTCGTGTTAGACGATCTGGTGAGCTTCGTCCTGTTGTGGGGGACGATTAACGTCATCTACGGAAACTGGCTGGCAGCCGGTGTCGCGGGGCTGTTCTGTGTCGGCCTCTTTCGGACGGAGCGCTACGACCGAGACCTCCTCCGACAGTCTCTTTTCTCGAGTGGCTGA
- a CDS encoding prenyltransferase, translating to MESTTTGERRPRSRLSYLLTLSRPRFWLYLAGPVLVGVAYAAPSVDELVTPVTVALFAYFLVPANIFLYGINDVFDREIDAVNPKKERKEARYRGQRIVPVAVAVSGLLALGLVPFVPRVAWLWLAVFVVLGAAYSAPPIRLKTTPLLDSVSNGLYIAPGAAAYAAVAGVHPPVLAVLGGWLWAMGMHTVSAIPDIDPDRQTGIETTATLLGEGRTYAYCIGCWLASALAFATLDLRIGALMAVYPAFLVGVWRSNVAIDRAYWWFPAVNTVVGALLTMGGLWRLL from the coding sequence ATGGAATCAACGACTACAGGCGAGAGACGCCCCAGATCGCGGCTGTCGTACCTGCTGACACTCTCACGTCCGCGATTCTGGCTCTATCTCGCCGGCCCCGTCCTCGTCGGGGTCGCGTACGCAGCGCCGTCGGTCGACGAACTGGTCACGCCCGTCACGGTTGCGTTGTTCGCCTATTTCCTCGTGCCGGCGAACATCTTCCTCTACGGAATCAACGACGTTTTCGATCGCGAGATCGACGCCGTGAATCCGAAGAAAGAGCGGAAAGAAGCCCGCTACCGAGGGCAACGAATCGTTCCCGTCGCCGTCGCCGTCAGTGGGCTGTTAGCGTTGGGACTCGTCCCGTTCGTTCCGCGTGTTGCGTGGCTCTGGCTGGCCGTCTTCGTCGTTCTCGGAGCGGCCTATAGCGCGCCACCGATCCGTCTCAAGACGACGCCGCTCCTCGATTCGGTTTCGAACGGGCTCTACATCGCCCCCGGCGCAGCGGCGTATGCCGCCGTCGCGGGTGTTCACCCGCCCGTCCTCGCCGTCCTTGGCGGGTGGTTGTGGGCCATGGGCATGCACACCGTCTCGGCTATTCCCGACATCGATCCTGACCGCCAAACGGGAATCGAGACGACCGCGACCCTCCTCGGCGAAGGCAGAACCTACGCCTACTGTATCGGCTGCTGGCTCGCGAGCGCGCTCGCGTTCGCTACGTTAGACCTCCGCATCGGTGCGCTCATGGCCGTCTATCCTGCCTTTCTCGTCGGCGTCTGGCGGTCGAACGTCGCCATCGATCGGGCCTACTGGTGGTTCCCGGCCGTTAACACCGTTGTCGGGGCGCTTTTGACGATGGGGGGTCTCTGGAGACTCCTGTAA